GTTTGCTCTTCCAAGCATCTGCTAGGCTTCCCCTGAGAATGGAATTGATCTTTTGGAGAAACGAATGAGCATTTTAAGTAGAAATAACTGACTGTGACTAAGTTATGAAAATTATTTTGTGGTTCGTCATTTCGTATTTCTCACTATTAAACAAGTAAAACTATGGCGAAAGAAATCGCAGGATACTTAAAATTACAGGCAAAGGGTGGTCAAGCTAACCCTGCACCTCCTATTGGTCCTGCCTTAGGTTCTAAGGGTATTAATATCATGGAGTTCTGTAAGCAGTTCAATGCTAGAACACAAGATAAAATGGGACAAGTGGTTCCTGTGTTAGTAACATACTACACAGACAAATCATTTGAGTTCGTAATTAAAACTCCTCCTACGGCCGTATTACTTAAAGATGCAGCAAAAGTTAAGTCAGGTTCAGACCAGCCAAATCGTGCAAAGGTAGGAACTGTAACATGGGATCAAGTAAAGGTAATTGCCGAAACTAAAATGCCAGACCTTAACTGTTTTACTGTTGAATCTGCCATGAAAATGGTAGCAGGTAGTGCAGCTAACATGGGGATTAGAATCAAAGGTACAGCACCTTTCTAATTAAATTATTAATGGGAGCCACTTTACAGTGGCGTTAATTACCAAAACAAACAAATGGCAAGATTAAGTAAAAAAAGAAAAGAAGCTTTAGAAAAGTATGATCCTACTAAGGTCTATACTTTAGCTGAGGCTACTTCAGTGTTGAAAGAAATTTCATACACTAAATTCGACGCTTCTGTTGATTTAGACATCAGATTGGGTGTTGACCCACGTAAAGCAGACCAAATGGTTCGTGGCGTAGTGGCTCTTCCTCATGGAACTGGTAAGAAGATCAAAGTTTTAGTTCTTTGTACTCCTGATAAGGAGCAAGAAGCTAAAGACGCTGGTGCTGATTATGTAGGTCTTGATGAGTATATCGACAAAATTTCAAAAGGCTGGACAGACATAGATGTAATTATCACTATGCCTGCCGTTATGGCTAAGCTAGGACGTTTAGGGCGAGTTTTAGGACCAAGAGGTCTTATGCCAAACCCTAAAGCAGGAACAGTTACCCCTAACGTTGGTCAAGCAGTCACTGAAGTAAAAGCCGGTAAAATTGACTTTAAGGTTGATAAAACTGGTATTATTCACGCTGGTATTGGCAAAACATCTTTTGGAGCTGAGCAGTTACAGGCTAACGCTAATGAATTGATTCAAACAATCATTAAGTTAAAACCTTCTTCTGCTAAGGGAACATACGTAAAAGGCATTACATTGTCTAGCACTATGAGCCCAGGAGTTAAAATTGATCTTACCGGAATAAACGGATTGTAATCATGAATAGACAAGACAAAGGAGCGATAATTCAGGATCTGTCTGAGAAGTTTGCTAACAACCCATTTTTTTATATCACGGACGCAAGTGGAATGACCGTAGCTACTACTAATAAGCTACGTAGACTTTGCTACGAAAGAGGTATAGAATACAAAGTTGTTAAAAACACTCTTATAGAGAAAGCTCTAGAAACACTAGACACAGATTACACGCCATTCAAAGAGTCAGTTTTGACAGGTTTTTCAGGCATCATGTTTCACCCAGAATCTGGGAAGGACGCTGCCAAACTTATCAAAGACTTCTTGAAAGAAAACAAGGATTCGATTTCATTAAAAGGTGCATCTATTGACGCTGAACTATTTATAGGTCATGATCAATTAGATATGCTTGCTAACTTGAAATCTAAAGCCGAATTAATTGGCGACGTAATCATGTTACTTCAATCTCCTGCTAAAACCGTTATTGGTGGTCTGCAGAGTGGTGGTAACAAACTGGCAGGCATTCTTAAAACTCTTTCAGAGAAAGAAGCCGCCTAATTTTAATCAAAGTATAAACTATTTAAATTTTAGAAATAATGGCAGATTTAAAAGCCTTCGCAGAACAATTAGTTAACCTTACTGTTAAAGAAGTAAACGAGTTAGCTGACATTCTTAAAGACGAGTACGGTATTGAGCCAGCAGCTGGTGGAGCTGTAATGGTAGCAGGTCCTGCTGGAGACGCTGCTGCAGCTGTTGAAGAGAAAACAACTTTTGATGTTATTCTTAAAGCAGCCGGTGGAAGCAAACTTCAAGTAGTGAAATTAGTAAAAGATCTTGCAGGCTTAGGCTTGAAAGACGCTAAAGACCTAGTTGACTCTGCTCCTAAAGCAGTGAAAGAAGGTGTTGCAAAAGACGAAGCAGAAGCTTTGAAAAAGCAGCTTGAAGAAGCTGGTGCTGAAGTAGAATTAGCGTAAGCTTAACTTCAACAAACATCAGACTCGGTCCGGTTTTCCTTGGAAAATCGGTCGAGTCTTTTGCTGTAAATAACAGCCACGTTCTAAAGACACACAATAAAAGATATTCAAGACGTTAAACTCTTGACTAAATAATAAGATTTTTGCCCGATACACCTCTGTTTTTCGTAGGACAGTTGCAAAGGGGCATCAATTGGCTTCACTGCGAGTTCTTTGGTAAGAGATGTTACCCATCTTTAAATACCAACAAGTTATAATTTTTTTAATTTAAACAATTAAAGCTTTGAATTTGACAGCAACCGGAAGGAAGAGTTTTGCCAATGTTCACCCTGCTTTAGAGTATCCAGATTTCTTGGATATTCAACTTCAATCTTTTCAGGAATTTTTCCAAATAGATACTCCAGCTGAAAGCCGCCGTGCCGAAGGTTTGTACAAAGTATTTATGGATAATTTCCCGATAGCAGATTCTAGGGAGAACTTTGTTCTTGAATTCGTCGACTATACAGTTGACCCACCAAAATACTCTATTGATGAGTGTATAGACAGAGGATTAACTTACTCTGTTCCATTAAAAGCAAAATTAAGATTGCTTTGTAATGATGATGATAACGAAGATTTCGAAACTATTGAGCAAGAGGTATTCTTAGGAAATATCCCTTACATGACGAATAGAGGTTCGTTTGTTGTCAATGGTGCAGAAAGAGTTATCGTTTCTCAACTTCACCGTTCTCCAGGTGTATTCTTCTCTATGAGTAAGCATACTAATGGAACGAAACTTTACTCAGCCAGAGTAATTCCAATGAAGGGTTCTTGGATTGAATTTTCTACTGATGTTAATAATGTGATGTACGCATATATTGACAGAAAGAAAAAATTCCCAGTAACTACCCTATTACGTTCAATTGGTTTTGGTTCTGATAAAGACATCCTGAACCTTTTTGAATTATCAGAAGAAGTTCCTGCGACTAAGAAAGACCTTAAAAAAGCTATTGGTAGAAAACTAGCTGCTAGAGTTCTTAAAACTTGGACGGAAGATTTCGTTGATGAAGATACAGGTGAGGTAGTTTCTATTGATAGAAACGAAGTAATAATGGAGCGTGACTCCATCATTGTAGAAGAAGATATTCAATTAGTTTTGGATACAGACCAAAAGTCTGTCATTCTTCACAGAGAAGATGCTAACATAGCAGATTACAACATTATATATAATACACTTCAGAAAGATAGCTCTAACTCTGAGAAAGAGGCCGTAGAACAAATCTACCGTCAACTTAGAAATACAGAAGCTCCTGATGAAGCTACCGCTCGTGAAATTATTCAGGGTTTATTCTTCTCTGAAAAACGTTACGATCTTGGTGAAGTAGGAAGATACCGTGTCAATACCAAATTGGAAATGGATACGGAATTGACCAAAAGGGTATTAACTACAGAAGATATTATCAAAATTGTTAAGTACTTAATCACATTGATTAACGCTAAGACAGTAGTTGATGATATTGACCACCTTTCTAATCGTCGTGTTAGAACAGTTGGAGAGCAGCTATCTAGCCAGTTTGGTGTAGGTCTTGCTCGTATGGCTCGTACCATTAAAGAGCGTATGAATGTTCGTGATAACGAAGATTTCAAACCAGTTGACTTAATTAATGCAAGAACATTATCTTCAGTAATTAACTCATTCTTTGGTACAAACCAGCTTTCTCAGTTTATGGACCAAACTAATCCATTGGCTGAAATTACGCATAAGCGTAGAATGTCCGCTTTAGGACCAGGTGGTCTTTCGAGAGAAAGAGCAGGTTTTGAGGTTCGAGATGTTCACTATACACACTACGGTCGTCTTTGTACTATCGAAACTCCTGAGGGACCGAACATTGGTCTTATTTCTTCTCTTTGTACTTATGCTAAGGTTAATTCAATGGGCTTCATTGAAACACCTTACATGGAAATTAAAGAAGGTAAAGTATCAGGTCATGTTCAGTACTTAACTGCTGAAGAAGAAGATGGTAAAAACATTGCCATGGCTACGCCAAACTCAGATGGTACAGGAACTTTTTCTAGTGAAAGTCTGAAATGTCGTTTTGAGGGTGACTTCCCTTTAAAAGACCCGAAAGATGTAGATTACATGGACATTGCTCCTAATCAAATTGTTTCGGTTGCTGCTTCTATCATTCCATTCTTGGAGCATGATGATGCCAACCGTGCCTTGATGGGATCTAACATGCAGCGTCAGGCAGTTCCTTTATTAAGACCAGAAGCTCCTATTGTAGGAACAGGTCTTGAGAGTAGAATTGCTCGTGACTCTAGAACAATGGTTGTAGCCGAAGGGCCTGGAACTATTGAGTATGTTGATGCTAATAAAATCGTTGTTAATTATGACTGGGACGAAAATGACATCATGGTCAATTTCAATAGCAGCGAAAAGACTTACGATTTAATTAAATTCAGAAGAACTAACCAGGATACTTGTATTAACCTTAGACCAATTGTTGGCATTAAGGATAGAGTAGCAAAAGGTCAGGTTTTGGTAGAAGGTTACGCTACACAAGGTGGTGAACTAGCTCTAGGTAGAAACATGCTTGTGGCTTTCATGCCTTGGCAAGGTTATAACTTTGAGGATGCGATTGTAATATCTGAAAGAGTAGTAAGAGACGATATTTTCACATCACTTCACATTGAAGAGTTTGATCTAGAAGTAAGAGATACTAAGAGAGGTCAAGAAGAGCTTACAGCTGAAATTCCAAACGTTTCTGAAGAGACTGTAAAAAATCTTGATGAAAACGGAATAGTAAGAGTTGGTACTCATATTAAAGAAGGTGATATTCTGATAGGTAAGATTACTCCTAAAGGAGAATCAGACCCAACGCCAGAAGAAAAACTTCTTCGTGCCATCTTTGGAGATAAAGCTGGAGATGTAAAAGATGCATCTAAGAAAGCATCTCCTTCATTAAGAGGTGTAGTAATTGACACTAAACTTTTCTCTAGACCTTCGAAAGAAGAAAGAGTTAAGCACAAAGAAGAGTTGAAAACTTTGCTTAAAGAGCACAGTAAAAACCTTTCTGAAATCAAAACCATAATGATTGACAAAATGGTAGGTGTCCTTTCGGGCAAAACTACTAATGGCGTTAAGCATAAATTTGGTGATGAGTTAATTTCTAAAGGAGTTAAATTCAACAAATCAAATATTACTAACAACCTTTTCCCTGAGAAGAACCCATACGTAGACGAAAGTACATACAGTGTACCTGAAGAGTCTAACCTATTGGGTGATATCATGCTAGAAGGATGGACTAAAACTGAGGAATCAAATCAACTTTTAGTAAGATTAGTTAAGAACTATCTTTCTAAGCGTAGTGAGATTATTGGTGAGTTCAAAAGAGAAAGATTTGTTTTAGAAGTAGGTGATGAATTACCAGCAGGTATTGTCAAATTAGCTAAAGTTTATATCGCTAAAAAGCGTAAACTGAAAGTTGGTGATAAGATGGCCGGTCGTCACGGTAACAAAGGGGTTGTAGCAAGAATAGTACGTCATGAAGACATGCCATTCCTTGAAGACGGTAGCCCAGTTGATATCGTACTTAACCCACTTGGTGTACCATCTCGTATGAACATTGGTCAGCTATATGAAACAGCATTAGGCTGGGCTGGACTAAAGCTTGATAGAAGATACGCCACACCAATATTTGACGGAGCTACAGCTACTCAGGTAGATGCAGAGCTTAAAGAAGCTGGTTTGCCAGACTTTGGTAGAACGGTTCTTTTCAATGGTCTTACTGGTGAGAAATTTGACCAGAAAGTTACAGTTGGTATCATATACATGCTGAAACTAGGTCACTTGGTTGATGATAAAATGCACGCTAGGTCTATTGGACCATACTCTTTAATTACGCAGCAACCTTTGGGTGGAAAAGCTCAGTTTGGTGGACAGCGTTTTGGAGAGATGGAAGTGTGGGCATTAGAGGCATTCGGTGCTTCTCATGTTCTTCGTGAGATTTTGACATTAAAATCTGATGATGTAGTTGGCCGTGCCAAAGCCTATGAGGCAATAGTGAAAGGGGAAAATCTACCTAAGTCAGGAATTCCGGAATCATTCAATGTACTTGTACATGAATTGAGAGGATTGGCACTTGAGATTACCTTGAAATAATTTATCATTTTCATTTAAAAAAGAAAGAAAATGTCTTTTAAGAAAAATAAAAAAATAACCAGCGACTTCAACAGCATAACCATTAGTTTGGCTTCTCCAGAATCTATTCTGGAAAGCTCTTTTGGTGAAGTTACTCAACCAGAAACTATTAACTACAGAACCTACAAGCCAGAAATGGGTGGTTTGTTTTGTGAGCGTACTTTTGGTCCAGTCAAAGACTGGGAGTGTCACTGTGGAAAATATAAGCGTATTCGTTATAAAGGTATCATCTGCGACCGTTGTGGTGTAGAGGTTACTGAGAAAAAAGTACGTAGAGAGCGTATGGGTCACATTGAACTTGTGGTTCCTGTAGCTCATATCTGGTATTTCAAAAGTCTTCCAAACAAGATTGGATACCTACTTGGACTTTCGTCTAAGAAACTAGACCAAATTATTTACTACGAGCGATACGTAGTAATTCAAGCTGGTGTAAAAGAAGAAGATGGTATCTCCTACATGGATTACATCACTGAAGAAGAGTATCTTGATATCGTAGATAAGCTTCCAAGAGAAAACCAAATGCTTCCAGATGATGATCCTCAAAAATTCATCGCCAAAATGGGTGCAGAAGCTTTAGAGATGCTTCTTGGTAGACTTAAACTTGATGAGTTATCTTATCAACTACGTCACCAAGCTGCTACTGATACTTCTCAACAAAGAAAAGCAGAAGCTTTAAAAAGGTTGAGAATTGTAGAGGCTCTTCGTGATGCAAACACCAGAATTGAGAACCGTCCAGAATGGATGATTATCAAGATGGTTCCTGTAATTCCACCAGAATTACGCCCTCTTGTGCCTTTAGATGGTGGTAGATTCGCTACATCTGATTTAAATGATCTTTACCGTCGTGTTATTATTCGTAACAACAGACTTAAGAGATTATTAGAAATTAAAGCTCCTGAAGTTATTCTTAGAAATGAGAAACGTATGCTTCAAGAGGCAGTGGATTCTCTTTTTGATAACTCAAGAAAAGTAAACGCTGTTCGTTCTGATGGAAACCGTGCATTGAAATCTCTTTCAGACATGCTGAAAGGAAAGCAAGGTCGTTTCCGTCAAAACTTATTAGGAAAGCGTGTTGATTACTCTGGTCGTTCTGTAATTGTAGTTGGACCTGAATTAAAACTACACGAATGTGGTCTTCCTAAGGGAATGGCTGCGGAGCTTTTCAAACCATTCATTATCCGTAAGCTTATTGAGCGTGGTATAGTGAAAACTGTTAAGTCTGCTAAGAAAATAGTTGACAGAAAAGATGCGGTAGTTTGGGATATCCTTGAAAACGTGTTGAAAGGACACCCGGTTATGCTTAACCGTGCTCCTACGCTTCACAGGTTAGGTATTCAAGCATTCCAACCTAAGTTGGTTGAAGGAAAAGCAATTCAACTTCACCCACTTGTTTGTACTGCATTTAACGCCGATTTCGATGGTGACCAGATGGCCGTTCACGTTCCTTTAGGACAAGAAGCTATTTTGGAAGCCTCTGTATTGATGCTTTCTTCTCATAATATTTTGAATCCTGCAAACGGTGCACCTATTACAGTACCTTCTCAAGACATGGTTTTGGGACTTTACTACGTAACCAAGGGTAAGCGTTCTACAGAGCATGAAAAAATTGATGGTGAAGGAATGACATTCTACTCTCCTGAAGAAGTAATCATTGCGATGAACGAAGGGAGTGTTTCTAAACATGCTTACATAAACTGTAAGTTGATTGTTAAGAACGAAAAAGGAGAATTAGAGAAGAAGATTATAGAAACGGTTGCTGGTAGAATTCTTTTCAACCAGTTCGTTCCCGAGCAAGTAGGATATATCAATGAACTTCTTACTAAGAAGAAACTTCAAACCATTATTGGTCAAGTTTTCAAAGAAGTGAGTTTTGCGAGAACTGCTGATTTCCTTGATGATATCAAAACATTAGGTTTCCAAACTGCCTTTACTGGTGGTCTATCTATTGGTTTAGGTGATATCATGATTCCTGAAGAGAAGCAAGATCTTATTGTAAATGCTCGTAAAGAAGTAGAAGAGGTTCAAAGTAACTACATGTTTGGTATTATTACTGAACGTGAGCGTTATAACCAAATCATTGATATCTGGACACGTGTAAATACAAGACTAAGAGAAACTCTTCTTCAACAATTAGAAGATAAAGATCAAGGTTTTAACTCTGTTTATATGATGATGCACTCTGGAGCCCGTGGTTCTAAAGAGCAAATTCGTCAGTTAGGAGGTATGAGAGGTTTGATGGCGAAACCACAAAAGAACATCGCTGGTTCTGTTGGTGAAATCATTGAAAACCCAATTCTTTCTAACTTTAAAGAGGGTCTTGACGTGTTAGAGTACTTTATCTCTACACACGGTGCTCGTAAAGGTTTGGCCGATACTGCTCTTAAAACAGCCGATGCTGGTTACCTAACAAGACGTCTTCATGATGTTGCTCAAGATGTGGTAGTAAATGAGGTGGATTGTGAAACTTTAAGAGGTATCACTGTTTCTGCTCTTAAAGAAAACGAAGATGTTATTGAGCCTTTAGCTGAGAGAATTCTTGGTAGAACGGCTGTAGATGACGTTATCGACCCTATCACCAAAGAACTTTTAGCACAAGCAGGTGAAGAAATTACTGAGGAAATTGCAGAGCTTATTGAAAATTCTGCGGTGGATTCTGTTGAAATCCGTTCTGCTTTGACTTGTGAAACAAGAAAAGGTATTTGTGGTAAATGTTATGGAAGAAACCTTTCTACCAACAGAATGGTAGAAGTAGGTGAAGCCGTTGGTGTAATTGCTTCTCAATCAATTGGAGAGCCAGGTACACAGTTAACATTACGTACGTTCCACACGGGGGGTACTGCAATGAACATTTCGGTTGATGCAAACATCAAAGCGAAATTCCCAGGTGTTGCTAACTTTGACCAAGTAAGAACTGTAGATACAGTAGACAAAGAAGGTAATATTGCTAAAATAGTGTTAGGAAGACGTGGTGAATTGAGGATTGTAGATCCAGAGACAAAACAAATCTTAATTACTAACAATATCCCTTACGGTTCTACTCTTCAGATTGAAGATGGTCAAACACTTGAGAAAGGTGATGATATCTGTCACTGGGATCAGTTTAACGCCGTTATCATTTCTGAAAGAGATGGTACTATTGAGTATGACGCTATCGAAGAAGGTATAACTTTCAGAGAAGAAGCCGATGAGCAAACTGGTTTTAAGGATAAAGTAATTACTGATTCTAAAGACCGTACAAAGAACCCTTCTATTGTTATTAAAGGCAAAAAAGACGACGATAAGTCTTATAACCTTCCAGTAGGAGCTCGTGTAATGGTAGAAGAAAATTCTAAAGTAAAAGCGGGACAGATTTTGGCCAAAATACCAAGAGCTGTAAACATGAACGCCGATATTACTGGTGGTCTTCCTCGTGTTACTGAGCTTTTTGAAGCACGTAACCCTTCTAACCCTGCTGTAGTTTCTGAGATTGACGGTGTTGTATCTTATGGTGGTATTAAGAGAGGTAACCGCGAAGTTTTCGTGGAAGCTAAAGATGGTACCAAAATGAAATACATGGTTTCTCTTTCTAAGCTTATCTTAGTTCAGGAAGGTGATTACACCAGAGCGGGAGAACCGTTATCTGATGGAGCCATTACACCTGCAGATATTCTTAGAATTAAAGGACCTACCGCGGTTCAAGAATACTTAGTTGATGAAACGCAAGCCGTATACCGTCAGCAAGGTGTGAAACTTTCTGATAAGCACATTGAAGTAATTGTACGTCAAATGATGCAGAAAGTGGATATTCTTGACGCTGGAGATACTATTTTCTTGGAAATGCAAGCCATTAACAAGTGGGTATTTAGAGTTGAGAATGATAGAATTCTTGACATGAAAGTGGTAGAAGATGCTGGAGGATCAAACACTTATCAGCCTGGACAAATGCTTACAAACCGTGAGTTCAGAGATGAGAATAGTAGACTTAAGCGTGAAGACCTGAAAATAAT
This sequence is a window from Arcticibacterium luteifluviistationis. Protein-coding genes within it:
- the rpoB gene encoding DNA-directed RNA polymerase subunit beta, producing the protein MNLTATGRKSFANVHPALEYPDFLDIQLQSFQEFFQIDTPAESRRAEGLYKVFMDNFPIADSRENFVLEFVDYTVDPPKYSIDECIDRGLTYSVPLKAKLRLLCNDDDNEDFETIEQEVFLGNIPYMTNRGSFVVNGAERVIVSQLHRSPGVFFSMSKHTNGTKLYSARVIPMKGSWIEFSTDVNNVMYAYIDRKKKFPVTTLLRSIGFGSDKDILNLFELSEEVPATKKDLKKAIGRKLAARVLKTWTEDFVDEDTGEVVSIDRNEVIMERDSIIVEEDIQLVLDTDQKSVILHREDANIADYNIIYNTLQKDSSNSEKEAVEQIYRQLRNTEAPDEATAREIIQGLFFSEKRYDLGEVGRYRVNTKLEMDTELTKRVLTTEDIIKIVKYLITLINAKTVVDDIDHLSNRRVRTVGEQLSSQFGVGLARMARTIKERMNVRDNEDFKPVDLINARTLSSVINSFFGTNQLSQFMDQTNPLAEITHKRRMSALGPGGLSRERAGFEVRDVHYTHYGRLCTIETPEGPNIGLISSLCTYAKVNSMGFIETPYMEIKEGKVSGHVQYLTAEEEDGKNIAMATPNSDGTGTFSSESLKCRFEGDFPLKDPKDVDYMDIAPNQIVSVAASIIPFLEHDDANRALMGSNMQRQAVPLLRPEAPIVGTGLESRIARDSRTMVVAEGPGTIEYVDANKIVVNYDWDENDIMVNFNSSEKTYDLIKFRRTNQDTCINLRPIVGIKDRVAKGQVLVEGYATQGGELALGRNMLVAFMPWQGYNFEDAIVISERVVRDDIFTSLHIEEFDLEVRDTKRGQEELTAEIPNVSEETVKNLDENGIVRVGTHIKEGDILIGKITPKGESDPTPEEKLLRAIFGDKAGDVKDASKKASPSLRGVVIDTKLFSRPSKEERVKHKEELKTLLKEHSKNLSEIKTIMIDKMVGVLSGKTTNGVKHKFGDELISKGVKFNKSNITNNLFPEKNPYVDESTYSVPEESNLLGDIMLEGWTKTEESNQLLVRLVKNYLSKRSEIIGEFKRERFVLEVGDELPAGIVKLAKVYIAKKRKLKVGDKMAGRHGNKGVVARIVRHEDMPFLEDGSPVDIVLNPLGVPSRMNIGQLYETALGWAGLKLDRRYATPIFDGATATQVDAELKEAGLPDFGRTVLFNGLTGEKFDQKVTVGIIYMLKLGHLVDDKMHARSIGPYSLITQQPLGGKAQFGGQRFGEMEVWALEAFGASHVLREILTLKSDDVVGRAKAYEAIVKGENLPKSGIPESFNVLVHELRGLALEITLK
- the rplK gene encoding 50S ribosomal protein L11, yielding MAKEIAGYLKLQAKGGQANPAPPIGPALGSKGINIMEFCKQFNARTQDKMGQVVPVLVTYYTDKSFEFVIKTPPTAVLLKDAAKVKSGSDQPNRAKVGTVTWDQVKVIAETKMPDLNCFTVESAMKMVAGSAANMGIRIKGTAPF
- the rpoC gene encoding DNA-directed RNA polymerase subunit beta'; its protein translation is MSFKKNKKITSDFNSITISLASPESILESSFGEVTQPETINYRTYKPEMGGLFCERTFGPVKDWECHCGKYKRIRYKGIICDRCGVEVTEKKVRRERMGHIELVVPVAHIWYFKSLPNKIGYLLGLSSKKLDQIIYYERYVVIQAGVKEEDGISYMDYITEEEYLDIVDKLPRENQMLPDDDPQKFIAKMGAEALEMLLGRLKLDELSYQLRHQAATDTSQQRKAEALKRLRIVEALRDANTRIENRPEWMIIKMVPVIPPELRPLVPLDGGRFATSDLNDLYRRVIIRNNRLKRLLEIKAPEVILRNEKRMLQEAVDSLFDNSRKVNAVRSDGNRALKSLSDMLKGKQGRFRQNLLGKRVDYSGRSVIVVGPELKLHECGLPKGMAAELFKPFIIRKLIERGIVKTVKSAKKIVDRKDAVVWDILENVLKGHPVMLNRAPTLHRLGIQAFQPKLVEGKAIQLHPLVCTAFNADFDGDQMAVHVPLGQEAILEASVLMLSSHNILNPANGAPITVPSQDMVLGLYYVTKGKRSTEHEKIDGEGMTFYSPEEVIIAMNEGSVSKHAYINCKLIVKNEKGELEKKIIETVAGRILFNQFVPEQVGYINELLTKKKLQTIIGQVFKEVSFARTADFLDDIKTLGFQTAFTGGLSIGLGDIMIPEEKQDLIVNARKEVEEVQSNYMFGIITERERYNQIIDIWTRVNTRLRETLLQQLEDKDQGFNSVYMMMHSGARGSKEQIRQLGGMRGLMAKPQKNIAGSVGEIIENPILSNFKEGLDVLEYFISTHGARKGLADTALKTADAGYLTRRLHDVAQDVVVNEVDCETLRGITVSALKENEDVIEPLAERILGRTAVDDVIDPITKELLAQAGEEITEEIAELIENSAVDSVEIRSALTCETRKGICGKCYGRNLSTNRMVEVGEAVGVIASQSIGEPGTQLTLRTFHTGGTAMNISVDANIKAKFPGVANFDQVRTVDTVDKEGNIAKIVLGRRGELRIVDPETKQILITNNIPYGSTLQIEDGQTLEKGDDICHWDQFNAVIISERDGTIEYDAIEEGITFREEADEQTGFKDKVITDSKDRTKNPSIVIKGKKDDDKSYNLPVGARVMVEENSKVKAGQILAKIPRAVNMNADITGGLPRVTELFEARNPSNPAVVSEIDGVVSYGGIKRGNREVFVEAKDGTKMKYMVSLSKLILVQEGDYTRAGEPLSDGAITPADILRIKGPTAVQEYLVDETQAVYRQQGVKLSDKHIEVIVRQMMQKVDILDAGDTIFLEMQAINKWVFRVENDRILDMKVVEDAGGSNTYQPGQMLTNREFRDENSRLKREDLKIMKVREARPAVSQTILQGITTASLGTESVFSAASFQETTKVLSHASVQGKEDTLEGLKENVIVGHLIPAGTGKRDYQNLLIGSKIEQEAAQERQLIENRKREYVD
- the rplL gene encoding 50S ribosomal protein L7/L12, producing MADLKAFAEQLVNLTVKEVNELADILKDEYGIEPAAGGAVMVAGPAGDAAAAVEEKTTFDVILKAAGGSKLQVVKLVKDLAGLGLKDAKDLVDSAPKAVKEGVAKDEAEALKKQLEEAGAEVELA
- the rplA gene encoding 50S ribosomal protein L1 translates to MARLSKKRKEALEKYDPTKVYTLAEATSVLKEISYTKFDASVDLDIRLGVDPRKADQMVRGVVALPHGTGKKIKVLVLCTPDKEQEAKDAGADYVGLDEYIDKISKGWTDIDVIITMPAVMAKLGRLGRVLGPRGLMPNPKAGTVTPNVGQAVTEVKAGKIDFKVDKTGIIHAGIGKTSFGAEQLQANANELIQTIIKLKPSSAKGTYVKGITLSSTMSPGVKIDLTGINGL
- the rplJ gene encoding 50S ribosomal protein L10 — encoded protein: MNRQDKGAIIQDLSEKFANNPFFYITDASGMTVATTNKLRRLCYERGIEYKVVKNTLIEKALETLDTDYTPFKESVLTGFSGIMFHPESGKDAAKLIKDFLKENKDSISLKGASIDAELFIGHDQLDMLANLKSKAELIGDVIMLLQSPAKTVIGGLQSGGNKLAGILKTLSEKEAA